From one Bos javanicus breed banteng chromosome 15, ARS-OSU_banteng_1.0, whole genome shotgun sequence genomic stretch:
- the LOC133261208 gene encoding olfactory receptor 5P4, with product MEAANHTRVTEFIILGLTDNVTLCAIFFVTFLGVYVVTIVGNISIITLIRSSPQLHTPMYLFLSHLAFVDIGYSTSVTPIMLMSFLKERTAIPITGCIVQLASDVAFGTTECFLLATMAYDRYVAICSPLLYSTQMSPVVCFFLLGASYLGGCMNASSFTGCLMNLSFCGPNKINHFFCDLFPLLKLSCGHVYIAEISPAISSASVLISTLFTIIVSYSYILHSILKMRSTEGRKKAFSTCTSHLTAVTLFYGTVLFVYVMPKSNYSADQVKVASVIYTVVVPMLNPLIYSLRNKEVKEAMRKLVARVHWFF from the coding sequence ATGGAGGCTGCAAACCACACAAGAGTGACAGAGTTCATTATTTTGGGATTAACGGATAATGTGACACTATGTGCCATCTTCTTTGTGACTTTTCTAGGAGTTTACGTAGTTACCATAGTGGGAAACATCAGCATAATCACCTTAATCCGAAGTAGCCCACAGCTTCACACGCCTATGTACCTTTTCCTTAGCCATTTGGCCTTTGTGGACATTGGGTATTCCACATCAGTTACACCAATTATGCTGATGAGTTTCTTAAAAGAGAGAACTGCCATCCCAATCACTGGTTGTATAGTCCAGCTTGCCTCTGATGTTGCCTTTGGGACTACGGAGTGCTTCCTGCTGGCCACCATGGCCTATGATCGCTACGTGGCCATTTGTTCTCCCTTGCTCTACTCCACCCAGATGTCCCCAGTGGTCTGCTTCTTCCTGTTGGGGGCCTCCTACTTGGGTGGTTGTATGAATGCTTCATCATTTACTGGCTGTTTGATGAATCTCTCCTTCTGTGGACCaaataaaatcaatcattttTTCTGTGACCTCTTCCCACTCTTGAAGCTTTCTTGTGGCCATGTTTATATTGCTGAGATATCTCCAGCCAtctcctcagcatcagtcctcatAAGCACACTGTTTACCATAATTGTGTCCTACAGCTACATCCTCCACTCAATCCTGAAGATGCGCTCCACTGAGGGGAGGAAGAAGGCCTTCTCAACCTGCACCTCCCACCTCACTGCAGTCACTTTGTTTTATGGgacagttttatttgtttatgtgaTGCCCAAATCGAACTATTCAGCTGATCAGGTCAAAGTGGCATCTGTAATCTACACGGTGGTGGTCCCCATGTTGAACCCACtcatctacagtctgaggaacAAGGAGGTGAAAGAGGCTATGAGAAAACTAGTGGCCAGAGTACACTGGTTTTTCTGA
- the LOC133226685 gene encoding olfactory receptor 5P4-like has protein sequence MEIGNHTMVTEFVILGLTDHPTLCSIFFLVFLGIYVATILGNISIITLIHRSPQLHTPMYLFLSHLAFVDIGYSSSVTPIMIVSFLEVRTTIPVAGCIVQLGSDVIFGTAECFLLAAMAYDRYVAICSPLLYSTHMSPRVCVILLIASYLGGCVNASSFIGCLLSLRFCGPNKINHFFCDLPPLVKLSCTHVYVAEISPAISAGSIIVITLFTIIVSYLYILHSILKMCSTEGRSKAFSTCTSHLTAVTLFYGTVTFVYVIPKSSYSPDHIKVVSVFYTVVIPMLNPLIYSLRNKEVKEAMRKLMTKIHQSF, from the coding sequence ATGGAGATTGGAAACCACACAATGGTGACAGAATTCGTTATTTTGGGGTTAACAGACCATCCTACACTTTGCTCcatcttctttttggtttttctagGAATCTATGTTGCTACCATATTGGGCAATATCAGCATCATCACATTAATTCACAGAAGCCCTCAGCTTCACACCCCAATGTATCTATTCCTCAGCCATCTGGCCTTTGTGGACATTGGTTACTCCTCATCAGTCACACCTATTATGATTGTGAGTTTCCTAGAAGTAAGAACTACTATACCAGTTGCTGGCTGTATAGTTCAGCTTGGCTCTGATGTTATCTTTGGAACAGCTGAGTGCTTCCTTTTGGCTGCCATGGCCTATgatcgctatgtggccatctgttcGCCACTTCTATACTCTACACACATGTCTCCCAGGGTCTGCGTCATCTTACTGATTGCTTCCTACCTGGGAGGATGTGTGAATGCTTCATCATTTATCGGATGTTTACTGAGCCTGAGGTTCTGTGGACCAAATAAAATCAACCATTTCTTCTGTGACCTGCCACCACTAGTGAAGCTCTCTTGTACCCATGTTTATGTTGCCGAAATATCTCCTGCCATCTCAGCTGGGTCAATAATTGTAATCACACTGTTTACCATAATTGTTTCATATCTATACATCCTCCACTCAATTCTGAAGATGTGCTCTACAGAGGGAAGGTCCAAGGCCTTCTCTACTTGCACTTCCCATCTCACTGCAGTCACTTTGTTTTATGGGACAGTCACATTTGTTTATGTCATACCGAAGTCAAGCTACTCACCTGACCATATCAAAGTGGTATCTGTCTTCTACACAGTGGTGATCCCCATGTTGAACCCTCTGATCTACAGTCTGAGGAACAAAGAGGTGAAAGAGGCCATGAGAAAACTGATGACTAAAATACATCAGTCATTTTGA